Proteins from one Corynebacterium testudinoris genomic window:
- the rplU gene encoding 50S ribosomal protein L21, translated as MYAIVKTGGKQYKVAEGDLVKVEKIEGEPGSSVALTPVLLVDGANVTSKSDDLAKVSIDAEIVEHAKGPKIDILKYKNKTGYKKRMGHRQQLTVLKVTGIK; from the coding sequence ATGTACGCGATCGTCAAGACCGGCGGCAAGCAGTACAAGGTTGCCGAAGGTGACCTCGTCAAGGTCGAGAAGATCGAGGGTGAGCCGGGTTCGTCCGTGGCTCTCACCCCGGTTCTGCTCGTCGACGGTGCCAATGTCACGTCCAAGTCCGATGATCTGGCCAAGGTCAGCATCGACGCAGAGATCGTCGAGCACGCTAAGGGCCCGAAGATCGATATCCTTAAGTACAAGAACAAGACCGGGTACAAGAAGCGCATGGGCCATCGCCAGCAGCTGACCGTGCTCAAGGTCACCGGTATCAAGTAA
- the obgE gene encoding GTPase ObgE encodes MSRFVDRVVLHLSAGDGGSGCSSVHREKFKPLGGPDGGNGGHGGDVVLEVSPQVHTLLDFHFRPHLKAGRGANGAGRHRNGARGEDLILEVPVGTVVVDSQGETLADLTIPGTRFIAAQGGFGGLGNAALASAKRKAPGFALNGEPGEEHDIVLELKSMADVGLVGFPSAGKSSLISVLSSAKPKIADYPFTTLAPNLGVVNVGHESFTIADVPGLIPGASEGKGLGLDFLRHIERTSVLVHVVDAATLEPGRDPASDIEALEAELAAYQSELDEDTGLGDLRDRPRLIVLNKADVPEAQELAEFVKEDLEKQFGWPVFIISAVARKGLDPLMYKILEIVQQARKQRPKAKADSEHTIIRPRAVDAPRTDFEVHPDPNIPGGFIVTGRKILRWIIQTDFENEEAIGYLADRLEKAGVEKALFKAGAREGCTVTIGDISFEWEPLTGAGMDPTVAGRGQDARLLRNDRISAAERKRASQARRGLIDELDFGEGQTADRERWQG; translated from the coding sequence ATGTCGCGCTTCGTAGATCGCGTGGTCTTGCACCTATCCGCCGGCGACGGCGGTAGCGGTTGCTCCTCGGTCCACCGTGAGAAGTTCAAACCCCTCGGCGGACCCGACGGCGGTAACGGCGGGCACGGCGGCGACGTCGTCTTGGAGGTTTCACCGCAGGTACACACCCTGTTGGACTTCCACTTCCGCCCCCACCTCAAAGCCGGGCGCGGCGCCAATGGTGCCGGCCGCCACCGCAACGGTGCTCGCGGCGAGGACCTCATTCTAGAGGTGCCGGTGGGCACCGTCGTCGTTGATTCGCAGGGCGAGACCCTCGCCGACCTCACCATCCCGGGCACCCGCTTCATCGCCGCGCAGGGCGGCTTCGGTGGCCTGGGCAACGCTGCGCTGGCTTCGGCCAAGCGCAAGGCGCCGGGCTTCGCCCTCAACGGCGAGCCCGGCGAGGAGCACGACATTGTCCTGGAGCTCAAGTCCATGGCCGACGTCGGCCTCGTGGGCTTCCCCTCGGCGGGTAAGTCCTCATTGATCTCCGTGCTGTCCTCGGCCAAGCCGAAGATCGCCGACTACCCCTTCACCACCTTGGCCCCCAACCTGGGTGTGGTCAACGTTGGGCACGAGTCCTTCACCATCGCTGACGTCCCAGGCCTGATCCCGGGAGCATCAGAAGGCAAGGGCCTCGGACTGGACTTCCTGCGCCACATCGAGCGCACGAGCGTGCTCGTCCACGTCGTCGACGCCGCCACCTTGGAGCCCGGCCGCGACCCCGCTAGCGACATCGAAGCGCTCGAAGCAGAACTAGCCGCGTACCAATCAGAATTGGATGAGGACACCGGGCTGGGCGACCTCCGCGATCGTCCCCGCCTCATCGTGCTCAACAAAGCCGACGTGCCCGAGGCACAAGAATTGGCCGAGTTCGTCAAAGAGGACCTGGAAAAGCAATTCGGCTGGCCCGTGTTCATCATCTCTGCGGTAGCCCGGAAGGGCCTTGACCCCCTGATGTACAAGATCCTCGAGATCGTGCAGCAGGCCCGCAAGCAGCGCCCCAAAGCCAAGGCTGACAGCGAGCACACCATCATCCGTCCGCGCGCAGTCGACGCCCCCCGCACCGACTTCGAAGTGCACCCGGACCCCAACATCCCCGGCGGCTTCATCGTCACCGGCCGAAAGATCCTCCGCTGGATCATCCAGACCGACTTCGAAAACGAAGAAGCCATCGGCTATCTGGCGGACCGCCTGGAAAAGGCAGGCGTGGAGAAGGCTCTGTTCAAGGCCGGTGCCCGCGAGGGCTGCACCGTCACCATCGGCGACATTTCCTTCGAATGGGAGCCGCTCACCGGCGCGGGCATGGATCCGACCGTGGCCGGACGAGGCCAAGACGCTCGTCTGCTGCGCAATGACCGCATCTCTGCCGCAGAACGAAAGCGCGCCTCCCAGGCCCGACGTGGGCTCATCGACGAGCTTGACTTTGGTGAGGGCCAGACCGCGGATCGGGAGCGCTGGCAGGGTTAA
- the proB gene encoding glutamate 5-kinase has translation MTTPHGLPLSPYRNTADDVAFPGPAPATQESPAYGHESEMRERISTAKRIVVKIGSSSLTGEDFTVDPNKINHIVDALQARMSRSDIIVVSSGAVAAGMGPLGLTQRPTDLATKQAAAAVGQVHLAHQWGQSFARYDRTIGQVLLTAADAGRRDRARNAQRTIDRLRQMRAIPIVNENDTVATSEMHFGDNDRLSAIVSHLTTADALVLLSDVDGLFDRNPAEPDARFVSEVRTGRDLKGVIAGDGGLVGTGGMASKVSAARLASRGGVPVLLTSAANIGPALEDASVGTVFHPRENRLSAWKFWALYAADTGGTLRLDKGAVNAVTSGGTSLLAVGITAVEGEFQAGDILDIIGPDGQIIGRGEVAYDSDTLVGMLGKHTEDLPEGQRRPVIHADYLSNYASRI, from the coding sequence ATGACGACACCTCACGGATTGCCCCTGTCCCCGTACCGGAACACCGCTGACGACGTCGCCTTCCCAGGCCCAGCCCCTGCAACGCAAGAGAGTCCGGCGTACGGGCATGAGTCGGAGATGCGCGAACGCATCTCCACCGCCAAGCGGATTGTGGTCAAGATCGGATCATCCTCCTTGACGGGGGAGGACTTCACCGTCGACCCGAACAAGATCAACCACATCGTGGATGCATTGCAGGCTCGCATGAGCCGCTCCGACATCATTGTTGTTTCTTCCGGTGCGGTCGCTGCCGGGATGGGTCCTTTGGGGCTGACGCAGCGCCCCACCGACTTGGCGACGAAGCAGGCGGCGGCGGCCGTCGGGCAGGTTCACTTGGCTCACCAGTGGGGCCAGTCCTTTGCCCGCTACGACCGGACCATTGGTCAGGTGCTGCTCACTGCGGCCGATGCCGGTCGGCGGGATCGCGCCCGCAACGCCCAGCGGACTATTGATCGCCTGCGCCAGATGCGGGCAATTCCGATTGTCAATGAAAACGACACGGTGGCGACGTCGGAAATGCACTTCGGCGACAATGACCGCCTGTCCGCCATCGTCTCTCACCTAACCACCGCCGATGCGTTGGTCTTGCTTTCCGACGTCGATGGGCTTTTTGATCGCAATCCCGCCGAGCCGGACGCCCGTTTCGTCTCTGAGGTGCGCACCGGACGAGACCTCAAGGGTGTCATCGCCGGCGACGGCGGCTTGGTGGGCACCGGGGGCATGGCCTCGAAGGTGTCGGCGGCCCGCCTCGCCTCCCGCGGCGGTGTCCCGGTGCTGCTCACCTCAGCTGCCAACATCGGACCCGCCCTTGAGGATGCCAGCGTGGGCACGGTGTTCCACCCCCGCGAGAATCGCCTGTCGGCGTGGAAGTTCTGGGCGCTCTACGCCGCCGATACCGGCGGAACGCTCCGCCTGGACAAGGGCGCTGTCAATGCCGTCACTTCTGGTGGCACCTCGCTTTTGGCCGTGGGAATCACGGCAGTCGAGGGCGAGTTCCAAGCCGGCGACATTCTCGACATTATTGGTCCCGATGGCCAGATCATCGGCCGCGGTGAGGTGGCGTATGACTCCGACACGTTGGTGGGCATGCTGGGCAAACACACCGAGGATCTGCCTGAGGGGCAGCGCCGCCCGGTCATCCACGCGGATTACCTCTCCAACTACGCGTCGCGGATCTAG
- the rpmA gene encoding 50S ribosomal protein L27, which translates to MAHKKGASSSSNGRDSESKRLGVKRFGGQQVSAGEILVRQRGTKFHPGENVGRGGDDTLFALKAGAVQFGIKRNRRMVNIVENETVDA; encoded by the coding sequence ATGGCACACAAGAAGGGTGCTTCTAGCTCCAGCAACGGACGCGACTCCGAGTCCAAGCGTCTTGGCGTCAAGCGTTTCGGTGGCCAGCAGGTCAGCGCAGGCGAGATCCTGGTCCGCCAGCGCGGCACCAAGTTCCACCCGGGCGAGAACGTCGGCCGCGGTGGCGACGACACTCTGTTCGCCCTCAAGGCTGGCGCTGTCCAGTTCGGCATCAAGCGCAACCGTCGCATGGTCAACATCGTTGAAAACGAGACCGTCGACGCTTAA